One genomic region from Anabaena sp. PCC 7108 encodes:
- a CDS encoding Npun_F5749 family FMN-dependent PPOX-type flavoprotein codes for MSLAPWRTIINHALHRNRSLVYARYLQLATVRENGFPANRTVVFRGFLDDTNQIKFITDIRSAKAEQISKQSAAEVCWYFPKTREQFRITGELTLVTADSHLDLQPARIKMWQELSDAARLQFVWPTPGDLRVQTPEAFTPPPPDTIQPGENFCLLLLEPVQVDHLELRGEPQNRWVYHRNENQEWLTEAINP; via the coding sequence ATGTCTCTCGCACCTTGGCGAACTATTATTAATCATGCCCTTCATCGTAATCGTAGCCTTGTTTATGCTCGTTACTTACAACTAGCAACGGTTAGGGAAAATGGTTTTCCTGCTAATCGTACCGTTGTTTTTCGGGGCTTTCTAGACGACACCAACCAGATCAAATTTATTACCGATATCCGTAGTGCAAAAGCTGAACAAATATCAAAACAGTCAGCAGCGGAAGTTTGTTGGTATTTTCCTAAAACAAGAGAACAATTTCGGATTACTGGAGAATTAACTTTGGTAACTGCTGATTCTCACTTAGATTTACAACCTGCGAGAATCAAAATGTGGCAAGAATTGAGTGATGCCGCTAGGTTACAATTTGTTTGGCCTACTCCTGGTGATCTGAGAGTACAAACACCAGAAGCTTTTACACCACCACCACCAGACACTATTCAACCAGGAGAAAATTTTTGTTTATTATTACTTGAACCAGTACAAGTAGATCATTTAGAATTGCGGGGTGAGCCACAAAATAGATGGGTTTATCACCGCAATGAAAACCAAGAATGGTTGACTGAAGCCATAAACCCGTAA
- a CDS encoding DUF3352 domain-containing protein, whose product MNSQSSFFRFLVAGAIALLLFSIAGFYWFFAKSPVGLVISRSQPGAAVFISKLSPVMVSLLVNPEGLPGLEQKGEISQIKANLLAKTSIDYQEDIKPWLGNEITLAVTSPDIDRDPENGLQSGYLMALATDNPAQSRELIELLFSKRSLAGANLAVEQYKGVKLLYDTQETSATAPIQTSLAGTVVDKFVLFANDAQVLREAINNVQAPDLNLTSSPEYQKATQQIHQDAVAVTFLNLPEVANWQGLELAESTYSSQILSLVLNPQGLLVESTFLTSTEVTSSSPSLSKPVGALDYIPASAGLVISGANLNNLPNSDLAKLWRQGTATIYGSSAEAISRWLKPLVDVEKDWGVNFSEDIFSWVVGEYAIATLTEDSAILPKEGNATPNWVFVVEKTPQLVEGIARLDKIASSKGLNVSSLSLKQQTVYAWTELKAISQDELALSVEAKIQGVHTNQGNYEIFTSDLKTMDKVLTSKEKSLIDNPKFQDTISAIPHINQGYIYIDWKKSHKLLERQLPLLKFVEVLGKPLFKNLRSLTVSSYSRESGTLKGGAFFQLHRS is encoded by the coding sequence GGTTTTTACTGGTTTTTTGCCAAAAGTCCGGTTGGCCTAGTGATTTCTCGCTCTCAACCTGGTGCGGCTGTATTCATATCAAAGCTGTCACCTGTGATGGTGTCATTACTGGTAAATCCCGAAGGTTTACCAGGATTGGAGCAAAAAGGAGAAATTTCCCAGATTAAAGCTAATCTATTGGCTAAAACTAGCATAGATTATCAAGAAGATATTAAACCTTGGCTGGGAAATGAAATTACATTGGCTGTGACTAGCCCAGATATAGACCGCGATCCAGAAAACGGACTACAATCAGGATATCTGATGGCACTGGCAACAGATAATCCAGCCCAAAGCCGTGAGTTAATCGAGTTGTTGTTTTCCAAACGGTCTTTAGCTGGGGCTAATTTAGCTGTTGAACAATACAAAGGTGTAAAGTTACTGTATGACACCCAAGAAACATCAGCAACAGCGCCAATTCAAACTTCTTTAGCTGGTACGGTTGTTGATAAGTTTGTGTTATTTGCTAATGATGCTCAAGTGCTGCGAGAAGCTATTAATAACGTCCAAGCACCGGATTTGAATTTAACAAGTTCTCCCGAATATCAAAAAGCTACTCAACAAATACATCAAGATGCTGTAGCTGTAACTTTCTTAAATCTGCCTGAAGTTGCCAATTGGCAAGGGTTAGAACTGGCAGAATCTACTTATAGTAGTCAAATTCTATCTTTAGTTTTAAATCCCCAAGGATTGCTGGTAGAAAGCACATTTTTGACATCTACAGAAGTTACCTCCTCATCTCCATCACTATCTAAACCTGTGGGAGCATTAGATTATATTCCAGCATCAGCAGGTTTGGTAATTTCTGGGGCGAATTTGAATAATTTACCTAACAGCGATTTAGCAAAACTGTGGAGACAGGGAACAGCAACAATATATGGTTCATCAGCAGAGGCTATTTCTCGCTGGTTAAAACCTTTGGTAGATGTAGAGAAAGATTGGGGTGTAAATTTTAGTGAGGATATTTTTAGTTGGGTAGTGGGAGAATATGCGATCGCCACCCTCACTGAAGATAGCGCAATTTTACCCAAAGAAGGAAATGCCACCCCCAATTGGGTGTTTGTGGTGGAAAAAACACCCCAGTTAGTAGAAGGTATAGCTCGTTTAGATAAAATAGCCAGTAGCAAAGGCTTAAATGTGAGTTCCCTCAGCCTCAAACAGCAAACAGTTTATGCTTGGACAGAATTAAAAGCCATTAGTCAGGATGAATTAGCCCTTAGCGTCGAGGCCAAAATTCAGGGAGTGCATACAAACCAGGGTAATTATGAGATTTTTACCTCTGACTTAAAGACGATGGATAAAGTCTTGACTAGCAAGGAAAAATCCTTAATTGATAATCCCAAATTTCAAGATACAATCAGCGCTATTCCCCACATCAACCAAGGCTATATCTATATTGACTGGAAAAAAAGCCACAAACTTCTGGAACGTCAGCTTCCCTTACTTAAATTCGTGGAAGTTTTAGGCAAACCACTATTTAAGAATCTGCGATCGCTTACAGTTAGTAGTTATAGCCGTGAGTCAGGGACATTAAAAGGTGGCGCATTCTTTCAGCTTCATCGCTCTTAA
- the cysE gene encoding serine O-acetyltransferase, translating into MLSILRADFRIIFERDPAARNWLEVLFCYPGLQVLIFHRFAHWLRSIGIPFFPRLISHMARFLTGIEIHPGAVIGQGVFIDHGMGVVIGETAIIGNYALIYQGVTLGGTGKESGKRHPTLGENVVVGAGAKVLGNIEIGDNVRIGAGSVVLRNVPSSCTVVGVPGRIIYRSGVRVAPLEHSNLPDSEAQVIRALVDRIEALEEQIQSLQTPAKTPVLVGQFIQENQLPKEHNFCNLRDKKIQEFFDGAGI; encoded by the coding sequence ATGCTCTCTATACTACGTGCCGATTTTCGCATCATCTTTGAACGTGACCCAGCTGCCCGGAATTGGTTGGAGGTCTTGTTTTGCTATCCAGGTTTGCAAGTCCTCATATTTCACCGCTTTGCTCACTGGTTGCGTAGTATTGGTATTCCCTTTTTTCCCCGCTTGATTTCTCACATGGCGCGGTTTTTAACCGGTATTGAAATTCACCCAGGGGCTGTAATTGGTCAAGGAGTCTTTATTGACCACGGAATGGGAGTAGTAATTGGGGAAACAGCCATTATCGGCAACTACGCGCTGATTTATCAAGGTGTCACCCTAGGGGGAACAGGTAAAGAAAGCGGCAAACGTCACCCCACATTAGGCGAAAATGTTGTCGTTGGTGCAGGTGCAAAAGTTTTAGGAAATATCGAAATTGGTGATAATGTCCGCATTGGTGCTGGTTCAGTCGTGTTAAGAAATGTACCATCTAGCTGTACAGTTGTCGGCGTACCTGGACGTATCATCTACCGTTCGGGAGTGCGGGTTGCACCTCTAGAACACAGCAATTTACCGGATTCAGAAGCTCAAGTAATTCGTGCCTTAGTTGATCGCATTGAAGCACTAGAAGAACAAATCCAATCTCTGCAAACCCCTGCAAAAACTCCGGTTTTAGTCGGTCAATTCATTCAAGAAAATCAATTACCAAAAGAACACAACTTTTGTAATCTCAGAGATAAAAAGATTCAGGAATTCTTTGATGGTGCAGGAATATAG
- a CDS encoding tubulin-like doman-containing protein produces the protein MTQASANETQSRGINRTICIGLGGTGRDVLMRIRRLLVDRYGDLNNLPIVSFVHIDTDKAATQVTGIRTGSTYHGVDLSFKESEKVGATMSSKDVTMFVEGLERRSEYSSYGPYDHIGIWFPPQLLRDVRAIEDGAKGIRPVGRLAFFHNYQKIQVAIETAEKKTRGHESLLLQSGLEIKAGLNIFVVGSLCGGTGSGMFLDVAYSLRNIYGEQGACIFGYLVISPELYGNTTSMISNTYAALKELNYYSSPGTKFEACYDTQNLVSVQEQRSPFEYTYLVSNQTLGEYSILTQGKLCNVIAHKIALEFSGELAASVKSNRDNLQEHLIKNDDHPRPNSQRYLTFGLSAIYFPRDTIIQIALTKVGSELVKFWLNGEGQSPDPANLLEQFLIQNHWHNDLVKRDGLINKLAESVEESNKTFSNSIKTWQNKLSKLISECKTKDDRANVRQQLATEFYKQFRTVQPGETESIRGYWLTKLIQAAPKIIKELSTNIDDYLIQLLTPIEANFSIKNSRNWLEALQHELHKYQRDLQESITDFGGMKRIEDVERKWDNTDQIIEELENKFMLIGNLKNSQFQEECKKVIQEVCKLIRHNFNLTVLQETLKIVNQLQKHVQEREKQVAAFSSLVEDLQSAYEKEEQELKQLNFDEMSGEAIFDSEDIELCHQTILPENDVRPQLVLASSALTEETGRGASLAFFLNMERTTHSQLKQEIDLKIDSLFAFRGSNIVTSVIKRFMQKYSLAARSTRLAQIMQEAQPLLRLNLNDPYFRDDPAKSSKLVGYKDTDELEVKQFKTLLTQDLGVSNTVLKPMQADDEILFVNEYGAFPLRLISNLERMRNPYLREQNSGKYFLHNDYYTSFPDIIPPNAGKMEEVENIFYPCLALELLTANYETQELEFQHYDSFQDSYYTAAVSANWMQSLEDLANNRNMADTLQKILDDVISEMQNNPKLWENEYLPKLRHFPDKLKQIPKDSPNFPHIQKVYVSPDKIQPTVREGVINRFWKKMEARFRNQNSLPPRNNTGTQKAIVGEIVPSSPLENNNNQDKLRSELARLKELFDNNLIPQEYYEIQMQKIVEKYLT, from the coding sequence ATGACTCAAGCATCTGCAAACGAAACCCAATCTAGAGGAATTAATCGCACAATTTGTATCGGTTTAGGTGGAACTGGTAGAGATGTTTTAATGCGAATTAGAAGGTTACTTGTTGACCGCTATGGAGATTTAAATAATTTACCAATTGTTAGTTTCGTTCATATTGACACAGATAAAGCTGCAACCCAAGTCACAGGTATTAGAACTGGGAGTACATATCATGGCGTTGATTTAAGTTTTAAAGAATCTGAAAAAGTCGGTGCTACCATGTCATCTAAAGATGTCACCATGTTTGTAGAAGGACTAGAACGGCGTTCAGAATATAGTAGTTATGGACCTTATGACCATATTGGGATCTGGTTTCCTCCTCAGTTATTGCGAGACGTTAGAGCAATTGAAGACGGTGCAAAAGGTATTAGACCTGTGGGACGACTGGCTTTTTTCCACAACTACCAAAAAATTCAAGTAGCCATTGAAACAGCCGAAAAAAAGACGAGAGGACATGAATCTTTATTATTGCAATCAGGTTTAGAAATAAAAGCAGGATTAAATATTTTTGTGGTCGGTTCTCTTTGTGGTGGCACAGGAAGCGGAATGTTTTTAGATGTTGCTTATAGTCTGAGAAATATTTATGGTGAACAAGGCGCTTGCATTTTTGGCTATTTAGTCATTAGTCCAGAATTGTATGGTAATACAACGAGCATGATTTCTAACACTTATGCTGCCCTTAAAGAACTCAATTACTATAGTTCTCCTGGCACAAAATTTGAAGCTTGTTATGATACTCAAAATTTAGTTTCTGTACAAGAACAACGTTCACCATTTGAATATACTTATTTAGTAAGTAATCAAACACTAGGAGAATATTCAATACTTACACAAGGTAAGCTATGTAATGTAATTGCTCATAAAATTGCTTTAGAATTTTCTGGTGAATTAGCAGCATCTGTCAAAAGCAACAGAGATAATTTGCAAGAACATCTAATCAAGAATGATGATCATCCACGCCCTAATAGCCAAAGATACTTAACATTTGGACTATCAGCGATTTATTTTCCTCGTGATACGATCATTCAAATAGCCTTAACAAAAGTCGGTTCAGAATTAGTCAAATTTTGGTTAAATGGTGAAGGTCAAAGCCCTGATCCTGCAAACTTATTAGAGCAATTTTTGATTCAAAATCATTGGCATAATGATTTAGTAAAACGAGATGGATTAATTAATAAATTAGCGGAATCTGTAGAAGAATCTAATAAGACTTTTAGTAATAGTATCAAAACTTGGCAAAATAAATTATCAAAGTTAATCTCTGAATGTAAAACTAAGGATGATCGCGCAAATGTACGGCAACAGTTAGCGACAGAATTTTATAAACAGTTCCGTACTGTACAACCAGGAGAAACTGAAAGTATTCGCGGTTATTGGTTGACCAAATTAATACAAGCTGCTCCTAAAATTATCAAAGAACTTAGCACCAACATTGATGATTATTTGATTCAGCTACTTACACCAATAGAAGCTAACTTTTCTATTAAAAACAGCCGTAACTGGTTAGAAGCACTGCAACATGAATTGCATAAATATCAACGTGATTTGCAAGAATCAATAACTGATTTTGGGGGAATGAAACGCATAGAGGATGTAGAAAGAAAGTGGGATAACACTGATCAAATAATTGAAGAACTGGAAAATAAATTTATGCTGATTGGCAATTTAAAGAATAGCCAATTTCAAGAAGAATGTAAAAAGGTAATTCAGGAAGTTTGTAAACTGATCAGGCATAATTTTAATTTAACAGTTTTACAAGAAACACTGAAAATTGTTAATCAGTTACAAAAGCACGTTCAAGAAAGAGAAAAACAAGTTGCTGCTTTTAGCAGTTTAGTAGAAGACTTACAAAGTGCTTATGAGAAGGAGGAACAAGAATTAAAACAGTTGAATTTTGATGAAATGAGTGGAGAAGCAATTTTTGATAGTGAGGATATAGAACTTTGTCATCAAACAATCTTACCAGAAAATGATGTTCGTCCTCAATTAGTCTTAGCAAGTTCAGCACTTACCGAAGAAACTGGCAGAGGAGCATCTTTGGCATTTTTCCTGAATATGGAACGCACTACTCACTCTCAGCTAAAACAAGAAATTGATCTGAAAATTGATAGTTTATTTGCTTTTCGAGGTAGCAATATTGTTACTTCTGTGATTAAACGCTTCATGCAAAAATACTCCTTAGCTGCACGTTCAACTCGTTTAGCACAAATTATGCAGGAAGCTCAACCTTTGCTGCGTTTAAATTTGAATGATCCTTATTTCCGAGATGATCCTGCTAAAAGTAGTAAATTAGTAGGATATAAAGATACAGATGAATTAGAAGTGAAACAGTTTAAAACTTTACTCACTCAAGATTTAGGAGTTTCAAACACTGTTTTAAAACCAATGCAAGCAGATGATGAAATTTTATTTGTGAATGAGTATGGTGCATTTCCTTTGAGATTAATTAGTAATTTGGAAAGAATGAGAAACCCATATTTACGAGAACAAAATTCTGGCAAATATTTCTTGCATAATGACTATTACACTTCCTTTCCTGATATTATCCCACCTAATGCAGGAAAAATGGAAGAAGTGGAGAATATTTTTTATCCTTGTTTAGCATTGGAATTATTAACAGCAAATTACGAAACTCAAGAATTAGAGTTTCAACATTATGACTCGTTCCAAGATAGTTATTATACTGCTGCGGTGAGTGCAAACTGGATGCAATCTTTAGAAGATTTGGCAAATAATCGCAATATGGCGGATACTTTACAGAAGATTTTAGATGATGTAATTTCGGAAATGCAAAATAATCCGAAACTATGGGAAAATGAATATCTACCGAAACTGCGTCATTTTCCAGATAAGCTCAAGCAAATACCCAAAGATAGTCCTAATTTTCCCCATATCCAAAAAGTCTATGTGTCACCTGACAAGATACAACCAACAGTTAGGGAAGGAGTAATAAATCGTTTTTGGAAGAAGATGGAAGCAAGATTTAGAAATCAAAATTCACTTCCACCCAGAAACAATACAGGAACTCAAAAAGCTATTGTTGGGGAAATAGTTCCTAGTTCTCCTCTAGAAAATAACAATAATCAAGACAAATTACGTTCAGAATTAGCACGTTTAAAAGAATTGTTTGATAATAACTTGATTCCTCAAGAATATTATGAGATACAAATGCAAAAAATAGTCGAGAAATATCTCACCTAG
- a CDS encoding filamentous hemagglutinin N-terminal domain-containing protein gives MTKKSFFLFFIYFLIPFPALAQIIPDDTLGSEKSQIINNSLSDNIAGGAIRSSSLFHSFQEFNVGEGKAVYFTNPHNITNIFTRVTGSNPSNILGTLGVLGNANLFLLNPQGIVFGKNAQLDLRGSFFASTADSVVFNNGFEFSSNNPQTPLLTVNIPVGLRFRDHPGTIINQSQAIGILNLPPLPETIPIDNHLGFAVDDGQTLALLGGNIQLDNGNLTANNGQIILGSVASSGLVNLSFTPQNVTVNYDNIQNFGNIQITNNSLINTSGIGGGQINLQGDNLLLNSSQIFALTLGNLPGKGININAQKFRAQEGSKISTTTYGEGAGGALNIRTKEAVEFSGVGFPSLQNLIATYLITGIINTFDLPIVLSSSTFSTGLAGNMTIDTGNLLLENGVAIGGGTYSSQNGGELNIHAKVVELVSSGINSGNLRGSTGTGGDISINSEQLIVRDGSSLASLNRGEGVSGNINIQASESVEVLRTPAGSVSQTLIGTTSFGATGKAGDITIDTKRLLISEGAGITLTSGVAIGNVLLNSTGGLGGNLTIKATESVELSGVSGVLANGGKSVSFLSADTYTNSRGGDIYLSTPLLTLENGGIISAASLGKGDAGNITIDAGRVQLLGIQNPGELNSRIQASVGIVGDFTNANATANAGSLDLNVQQLLVQNESTINVQGLGTGKAGSINIVADAIALNHKGSINGSTEAGGGGNINITAKDIQLRQASTITTDAGSFDGGNININSDILLAFPQENSDITANARTAQGGKVTVNVPNIFGFTAVSREQVRERLGLTDDQFATLQVSPTSLLTTSDIAAISQVSGASLQGTVTFSTSGVNPAQGLVEIPQNVVDPNTLIAANPCTRGAGSEFSITGRGGVPPSPNDALSGNYQQFAWVEAEGDREQVTGDRRNIEEGNKKEMIANSSLLSPSTEVVLARGWVMNEKGEVTLLAYEPTGQFSQRSWRPISNCQPQ, from the coding sequence ATGACTAAAAAATCTTTCTTTTTATTTTTTATCTATTTCCTGATTCCCTTTCCAGCTTTAGCGCAAATCATCCCAGATGATACTCTAGGTTCAGAAAAATCCCAGATTATCAATAATTCACTATCTGATAATATTGCAGGGGGAGCAATTCGTAGTTCTAGCTTATTTCATAGTTTCCAAGAATTCAATGTTGGTGAAGGAAAAGCAGTTTATTTCACAAATCCTCATAATATCACCAATATCTTTACCCGCGTGACAGGTAGTAATCCTAGCAATATTTTGGGAACATTAGGAGTTTTGGGAAATGCTAATTTATTTTTATTAAATCCCCAAGGAATTGTTTTTGGAAAAAATGCCCAATTAGATTTACGGGGTTCATTTTTTGCTTCTACAGCCGACAGTGTGGTATTTAATAACGGCTTTGAATTTAGTAGTAATAATCCTCAAACACCTCTATTAACTGTGAATATTCCTGTGGGGTTGAGATTTAGAGATCATCCGGGGACAATTATTAATCAATCACAAGCTATAGGAATATTAAATTTACCTCCCTTACCTGAAACTATCCCTATAGATAATCATCTTGGTTTCGCTGTAGATGATGGTCAAACTTTAGCATTACTTGGTGGGAATATTCAACTTGACAATGGTAATTTAACTGCTAATAACGGACAAATTATTTTGGGTAGTGTAGCTAGTTCTGGCTTAGTTAATTTGAGTTTTACTCCGCAAAATGTCACTGTCAATTATGATAATATTCAAAATTTTGGCAATATTCAAATAACCAATAATTCACTGATTAATACCAGCGGTATTGGTGGTGGTCAAATAAACTTACAAGGTGATAATCTTCTTTTAAATAGTTCCCAAATTTTTGCCTTAACCCTAGGAAATTTACCTGGAAAAGGCATAAATATCAATGCTCAAAAATTTCGCGCTCAGGAAGGATCAAAAATATCCACTACAACCTATGGTGAGGGTGCAGGAGGGGCTTTAAATATTCGCACTAAAGAGGCTGTAGAATTCAGTGGTGTGGGGTTTCCTAGTCTGCAAAACTTGATAGCTACATATCTAATTACTGGAATAATAAATACTTTTGATTTACCAATTGTTTTGAGTAGTAGTACCTTTAGTACAGGTCTTGCTGGAAACATGACAATTGATACTGGCAATTTATTATTAGAAAATGGAGTAGCCATAGGAGGTGGAACTTATAGCTCTCAAAATGGGGGAGAACTCAACATCCATGCCAAGGTTGTAGAATTAGTTAGTTCTGGAATTAATAGCGGTAATCTACGCGGAAGTACTGGTACAGGAGGAGACATTTCTATTAATTCAGAACAGTTGATAGTGCGTGACGGTTCTAGTTTGGCTAGTTTAAATCGTGGTGAAGGGGTATCAGGAAATATCAATATTCAAGCCTCTGAATCAGTAGAAGTATTACGTACTCCGGCTGGAAGTGTTTCACAAACCCTAATTGGGACAACTTCTTTTGGTGCAACTGGCAAAGCTGGGGATATTACTATTGATACTAAACGATTACTGATTTCTGAAGGTGCGGGAATTACCTTAACCAGTGGTGTGGCTATCGGTAATGTTCTCCTGAATTCGACGGGGGGACTGGGAGGGAATTTAACAATTAAAGCCACGGAATCGGTAGAACTGAGTGGTGTTTCTGGGGTTTTAGCTAACGGGGGAAAGAGTGTTAGTTTTCTCAGTGCTGACACTTATACTAACAGTCGCGGAGGTGATATTTACCTTTCTACACCTCTGCTGACTCTTGAGAATGGGGGGATAATTTCGGCAGCTTCTTTAGGTAAAGGTGATGCCGGAAATATTACCATTGATGCTGGGCGTGTCCAGCTTTTAGGGATTCAGAATCCAGGGGAATTAAATAGTAGAATCCAAGCTTCTGTGGGGATTGTCGGTGATTTCACTAATGCCAACGCTACAGCAAATGCAGGTTCATTAGATCTCAATGTTCAGCAATTACTTGTGCAGAATGAGTCCACAATTAATGTGCAGGGTTTAGGAACAGGGAAAGCTGGGAGTATTAATATTGTTGCTGATGCGATCGCTCTCAATCACAAAGGTAGCATTAATGGTAGTACCGAAGCAGGTGGTGGCGGAAACATTAACATCACTGCGAAAGATATACAATTACGTCAAGCCAGTACCATCACAACCGATGCTGGTAGTTTTGACGGCGGTAACATCAATATCAATAGTGACATCCTCTTAGCATTTCCCCAGGAAAATAGCGACATCACAGCCAATGCTCGTACAGCCCAAGGTGGTAAAGTTACGGTTAATGTCCCAAATATATTTGGTTTTACAGCAGTTAGTCGAGAACAAGTTAGAGAGCGTTTAGGACTGACCGATGACCAATTTGCTACTTTACAGGTCAGTCCCACATCTCTACTGACTACAAGTGACATCGCTGCTATTTCTCAAGTATCAGGTGCTTCTTTACAAGGCACTGTTACTTTTAGCACCTCTGGGGTAAATCCCGCCCAAGGATTAGTAGAAATCCCCCAAAATGTCGTTGATCCTAATACTTTAATTGCTGCTAATCCCTGCACAAGAGGGGCAGGAAGCGAATTTTCTATTACTGGAAGGGGAGGAGTACCACCAAGTCCTAATGATGCTCTAAGCGGTAATTATCAGCAGTTTGCTTGGGTGGAGGCAGAAGGTGATAGGGAACAGGTGACAGGTGACAGAAGAAATATAGAGGAAGGAAATAAGAAAGAGATGATAGCAAATTCTTCTTTACTCTCACCTTCTACTGAAGTTGTGCTGGCGAGGGGTTGGGTAATGAATGAAAAGGGAGAAGTGACACTTTTGGCTTATGAACCTACAGGTCAATTTTCTCAACGTTCTTGGCGGCCTATATCTAATTGTCAGCCGCAATGA